The genomic stretch CGCGTGCGTTCGCGGGGTCCATCTGGTAGTGTCGGCGGTCGCCGAACGCGGGCGCGCCGTCGGCTGCGTCGCGGAACGGCCCGTAGAAGGCCGACTCGTACTTCGCGGCGTAGGACATGATGGCGACGTCCGCGAACCCCTCGGCGTCCAGTTCGTCGCGAATCACCCCGACCATCCCGTCCATCATCCCGCTCGGGGCGACCATGTCGGCCCCGGCTTCGGCGTGTGACCGGGCCGTCCGCGCGAGGGAGTCGAGGGTCGCGTCGTTGTCCACCGTCAGGTGCGCACACTCGCGCGCGCCCGCTTCGAGCACGCCGCAGTGGCCGTGGTCGGTGTACTCGCACATGCAGACGTCCGTCGCCACGTAGACGTCCGTCTCGCGGGTGATTCGGCGCGTGGCCTCCTGGACGACACCGTCGTCAGCCCACGCCCGAGAGCCCTCGGCGTCCTTCGAGGCGGGGATACCGAACAGCATCACCGCCTCGACGCCGGTCTCGCCGATCTCTTCGACCCGTGCGACCGCCTCGTCGACGGGGACGCGCTCGTGTCCGGGCATCGACTCGATGGGCACACGCTCGTCGGTGGTCGCATCGACGAAGACGGGTGCCATGAGGTCCGTCGCCGAGAGACTCGTCTCGGAGACGAGCGGCCGGATGCCGTCCGTCCGGAGCCGTCGCGGGCGGTCGGTGAGGTTCATACGTGTGGGTTAGGTGGTTTGTCTCAAAGGCGCATCGTTCCCGATTCGTCGGGCGCTCGTTGGCAGCGACTGGTGACGACAGCGCCAGTTCGTCCGCGAACGACCGCGACTCCCAGGGCGGCTGCTCTGTATCCGCGCCGTTCGTTTTTCCTGGCTCCTCGTGCTCTGTCACGCTCTTCTCACGTGCTCTGTTACCCCCTCACCCCTGAACGATGCCCTTCGCTTGAGTCACTCATCGACCTCGACTCTCTGTTGCGACGCGGACCACAACGGATTTGCCCGTCCGACAAGAGAGAACCGACGATGGACCTCGTCTCCGTCTCGGTGCTCGCCCAACTTGCCGAGATGCCGCCCACCCTCCGCGCCCTCCTCGACTCGGAGTGGGCGCTCGTCGCTCTCTTCGGCGTGTTCGTCCTCGAGGGCGCGATGCTGATGTACTTCATGCCGAGCGAACTCATCGTCCCCGGCTCTATCGTCCTCCTCGGTACCGACGCGCTGATTCCGGTGCTCGCCGTCGCCGTCCTTGGCGCGACGCTCGGCCAGTACGCGCTCTTTCTCGTCGCGAAACGCGGCGGCCGCGCCTACC from Salinigranum halophilum encodes the following:
- the hemB gene encoding porphobilinogen synthase, with the protein product MNLTDRPRRLRTDGIRPLVSETSLSATDLMAPVFVDATTDERVPIESMPGHERVPVDEAVARVEEIGETGVEAVMLFGIPASKDAEGSRAWADDGVVQEATRRITRETDVYVATDVCMCEYTDHGHCGVLEAGARECAHLTVDNDATLDSLARTARSHAEAGADMVAPSGMMDGMVGVIRDELDAEGFADVAIMSYAAKYESAFYGPFRDAADGAPAFGDRRHYQMDPANAREALREVRLDVEQGADVLMVKPALPYLDIVRSVRDEFDHPVAAYNVSGEYAMVHAAAEKGWLSLEETALESLLSIKRAGADLVLTYFAEDVADHL
- a CDS encoding DedA family protein, with product MDLVSVSVLAQLAEMPPTLRALLDSEWALVALFGVFVLEGAMLMYFMPSELIVPGSIVLLGTDALIPVLAVAVLGATLGQYALFLVAKRGGRAYLEEKRWFRVSPERLDKFDGWFDRWGPIAVPVSNALLFTRGMLTVPAGFAEMDDRQFVVYSATGTLVFESVLAALYLVGVSWLF